In Monomorium pharaonis isolate MP-MQ-018 unplaced genomic scaffold, ASM1337386v2 scaffold_83, whole genome shotgun sequence, the following proteins share a genomic window:
- the LOC118648834 gene encoding LOW QUALITY PROTEIN: carnitine O-acetyltransferase-like (The sequence of the model RefSeq protein was modified relative to this genomic sequence to represent the inferred CDS: inserted 2 bases in 1 codon) has product NGQRKAPFILXEQYITTLNLNKCPIPKQPVPDLEQTAERYLRSVKPLLTDDEYKNTKKIVDDFISHTSAGSQLHTKLRERYQNTDNWMKDWWLEVVYLGYRMPVIVHSSPGIIGPPIIFQQPDDVYVYAARLIAGVCDYNEMVKNGKLKQEMTRNDPLDMQLYAMILGTHRKPGEIVDKLLHTDEATHIIIICNNNFFKLYVVDKNGILSEGKLVAAIKDIANRSCIQGKPIGILTGNDRDTWVKDYNLLLELGNNRNIIKDIETSLFILCLDKDIPKDAFKEKNNASVRAIQALTGYNSCTNAGNRWHDHTVQYIVSTDGFMGMGFEHSPCEGIPFAALQDHVLKYIAEKKNNAKNVKSKDSPRPELLKFETNDAIDYAIKIATDTVDKISNDIDMECFTFDKFGTDVIKAIKLSPDSFIQIAMQVTFYNLHRKIPAQYESAALRRFINARTECIRSTSIESVEFVKAMHLADCENKQQKKKLLIKAINAHKKLAEQAITGQGVDRHLFGLRMIAKSEGMELPELYKDVGYTRSTHFNVTSSQLPFKTASFACYGPVVSDGYGCCYNPRPKDILFAISSFKSCSETNTRDFARILQQALIGMRDIGSD; this is encoded by the exons aatggACAGCGTAAAGCACCATTCATTCT TGAACAGTATATAACTacattaaacttaaataagTGTCCAATTCCGAAACAACCTGTTCCTGATCTTGAGCAAACTGCAGAACGTTATTTAAG atcTGTAAAGCCATTATTGACTgatgacgaatataaaaatacgaagAAGATTGTTGATGATTTTATAAGTCATACGAGTGCAGGATCACAATTACACACTAAATTACGTGAAAGATATCAAAACACTGATAATTGG ATGAAAGATTGGTGGCTGGAAGTTGTATACCTAGGATATCGTATGCCCGTGATCGTGCATTCCAGTCCTGGAATTATTGGGCCTCCAATTATTTTCCAGCAACCAGATGACGTATATGTGTACGCAGCCCGTCTCATTGCTGGAGTATGTGATTACAATGAAATGGTCAAGAA TGGAAAATTGAAACAAGAAATGACTCGCAACGACCCACTCGACATGCAGCTTTATGCTATGATACTTGGCACACACAGGAAACCAGG TGAAATAGTTGATAAACTGTTGCACACAGATGAGGCAACACACATAATAATcatatgcaataataat TTCTTTAAACTTTACGTTGTCGATAAAAACGGCATTTTAAGCGAGGGTAAGCTTGTGGCTGCCATAAAAGATATTGCAAATCGCTCGTGTATCCAGGGAAAACCTATAGGAATTTTAACTGGGAACGACAGAGACACTTGGGTGAAAGACTACAACTTACTTTTAg AACTGGGTaacaatagaaatataataaaggaTATAGAAACTTctttgtttatattgtgtcTCGATAAGGATATACCTAAAGAtgcttttaaggaaaaaaataatgcctCGGTCAGAGCGATTCAAGCATTGACAGGCTATAATAGTTGCACAAACGCTGGTAACAGATGGCACGACCATACCGtgcaa TATATAGTATCCACTGATGGTTTTATGGGCATGGGATTCGAACACAGTCCATGCGAGGGAATTCCTTTTGCTGCTCTTCAGGATcacgtattaaaatatat agcagaaaaaaaaaataacgcaaaGAATGTAAAATCCAAAGATTCCCCGAGACCAGAACTTTTGAAGTTCGAAACAAATGACGCTATAGATTATGCGATCAAGATAGCTACTGATACAGTAGATAA GATTTCAAACGACATAGACATGGAATGTTTTACATTCGATAAATTCGGCACAGACGTCATAAAAGCGATTAAACTGAGTCCCGACAGTTTTATTCAGATCGCGATGCAAgtgacattttataatttgcataGAAAGATACCGGCTCAATACGAAAGTGCGGCATTACGACGATTCATAAATGCCAGAACTGAATGCATCAGGTCCACTAGCATTGAATCGGTCGAGTTCGTTAAAGCTATGCATCTCGCGGATTGCGAGAACAAACagcaaaagaagaaattgTTGATCAAAGCTATAAATGCTCATAAAAAACTTGCCGAGCAA GCTATAACTGGTCAAGGCGTCGATAGACATTTGTTCGGCTTAAGGATGATCGCAAAAAGTGAAGGGATGGAGCTCCCAGAATTATACAAAGATGTTGGTTATACTAGAAGTACACATTTCAATGTAACATCAAGTCAG TTGCCGTTTAAGACAGCGTCTTTTGCTTGCTACGGACCAGTAGTTTCCGATGGTTATGGTTGCTGCTACAATCCACGACCGAAGGATATTCTATTCGCTATTTCGTCATTTAAATCGTGCAGCGAGACTAACACGAGGGACTTTGCTCGTATTTTACAACAGGCACTGATCGGCATGCGAGATATAGGAAGTGATTGA